A stretch of Pseudomonadota bacterium DNA encodes these proteins:
- a CDS encoding peptidase S41, translating into MFWSRRKAAILVVAPALAVAAGAALAVAGPAEDSPYRKLALFAEAWSRIERDFVEPPDRDKLVEGAVDGMVRALDPHSAFMTPAE; encoded by the coding sequence ATGTTCTGGAGCCGCCGAAAAGCCGCAATCCTCGTCGTCGCCCCGGCGCTCGCCGTCGCCGCGGGGGCCGCGCTCGCCGTCGCCGGGCCCGCGGAGGACAGCCCGTACCGCAAGCTCGCGCTGTTCGCCGAGGCGTGGAGCCGCATCGAGCGCGACTTCGTGGAGCCGCCCGACCGCGACAAGCTCGTCGAGGGCGCCGTCGACGGCATGGTGCGCGCGCTCGATCCGCACTCGGCGTTCATGACCCCCGCCGAGTA